One genomic window of Acidovorax radicis includes the following:
- a CDS encoding EAL domain-containing protein: MTPPPFDEIGSASGGRLPVSPGVGDTDTGNACGLGTTSGTVGGATRLRWLPRVLAPLIAVLGLTLTGLYWQGEERGALGKRERNLELAADHIAYNLKDRMATYELVLRGIKGYFEGSERIVRSEYEAYVHALQLQETRSGLQGVSLVGQLARPDLAAYVKDMRARGFPAYTIHPGGERAVYAPITHIEPLQGDNLKALGYDVLTAPAAKEALYRARDSGSLALSASLRLVQKGEQGLVMYLPLYATAADTRTVDGRRAGLRGWVSAAFRLTDVISGMSREFDSDIGLQVVDTTGVPDAARVQGAMGGGAGVVANANAVDTVNAGGTRIFSNEDPSAAELHGSPLRTTRLLELGGRRWTLVMAPLPAFSQRFQDDGHHVIALGGAVLSLLLAWITWMLATGRERAVALAYRMTAELRSTRDDLESTLNAIPDLLFELGRDGRIHHSRSARSDLLLLPSDMFVGRLMRDVIPPEAAAGFHAALEAAYRTGYSAGHQYRLELNGTTHWFELSIARKESTALHDEPRFIALSRDITERKQAEARTHQLAYFDGLTGLPNRRMLLDRMEYALHMAQKTSQVGAVLYIDLDNFKQINDARGHSIGDTLLMQVAGRLTQQLRAGDTVARIGGDEFVVLVHDVASDMESAGRAALLVAEEVRATLEEPYSIDTHLYSTTGSIGITLFPKRGDAVEDLLREADTAMYRAKDLGRNRIRFYEAAMQADVQERLALEQDLKKAQAEGQLSAFAQNQVDAQGRLVGAELLMRWEHPVRGNVPPCSFIPIAESSGLILRMGDWMIQQACETLARLQAAGQNLALSVNVSERQFRQDDFVERVRHILAHTGAAPQNLILEVTESLLIENLDDTIARMTEIVQLGVRFSIDDFGTGYSSLAYLKRLPLYELKIDKSFVQDTPHDPNDTAIVQSIISVARHLHLRVVAEGVETRAQADFLTSSQCDCLQGYLFGRPEPLQAWLGRLLPGA; the protein is encoded by the coding sequence ATGACACCTCCGCCTTTTGACGAAATCGGTTCTGCCAGCGGTGGCCGCCTGCCTGTGTCGCCTGGTGTGGGCGACACTGACACCGGCAACGCCTGCGGCTTGGGCACTACGAGCGGCACTGTGGGCGGCGCCACGCGCCTGCGGTGGTTGCCTCGCGTGCTTGCGCCGCTGATTGCGGTGCTCGGCCTCACGCTCACAGGGCTCTATTGGCAAGGGGAAGAGCGGGGCGCTCTTGGCAAGCGGGAGCGAAACCTTGAGTTGGCCGCCGATCACATCGCCTATAACCTCAAGGACCGGATGGCCACTTATGAGCTGGTGTTGCGCGGCATCAAGGGCTATTTTGAAGGGTCTGAACGCATTGTTCGCAGCGAATACGAGGCTTACGTGCACGCGTTGCAGCTCCAGGAGACGCGGTCTGGCCTGCAAGGGGTGTCGCTCGTGGGGCAACTGGCGAGGCCTGACCTGGCCGCCTACGTCAAAGACATGCGCGCGCGCGGCTTTCCCGCTTACACGATCCACCCTGGCGGCGAACGCGCTGTGTATGCCCCCATCACGCACATCGAACCGCTGCAAGGCGACAACCTCAAGGCGTTGGGGTACGACGTCCTGACCGCCCCGGCTGCCAAAGAGGCGCTGTACCGAGCCCGAGACTCCGGCTCTCTCGCACTGTCCGCCTCTTTGAGGTTGGTACAAAAGGGCGAGCAGGGGTTGGTGATGTATCTGCCCCTTTATGCCACTGCGGCAGACACGCGCACGGTGGACGGGCGGCGTGCCGGACTGCGGGGATGGGTGTCTGCAGCGTTTCGGCTGACAGACGTGATCAGTGGCATGTCCCGCGAGTTCGACTCCGACATCGGGCTACAGGTCGTCGACACCACCGGTGTACCCGATGCTGCCCGCGTCCAAGGCGCCATGGGTGGCGGCGCTGGCGTCGTTGCCAATGCAAATGCGGTGGATACGGTCAATGCCGGCGGGACACGTATCTTTAGCAACGAAGATCCGTCTGCCGCTGAGCTGCACGGTTCGCCATTGCGCACCACCCGCCTGCTTGAATTGGGCGGGCGTCGCTGGACGCTGGTGATGGCACCGTTGCCCGCTTTTTCGCAGCGGTTTCAGGACGATGGTCACCACGTCATTGCGCTGGGGGGCGCCGTGCTCAGCCTGCTGCTGGCCTGGATTACGTGGATGCTGGCGACAGGGCGCGAGCGGGCGGTGGCCCTGGCTTATCGCATGACGGCCGAGCTGCGCTCCACCCGCGACGATCTGGAGAGCACGCTCAATGCCATTCCGGACCTGTTGTTCGAGTTGGGGCGTGACGGGCGCATCCACCACTCCCGGTCCGCCCGTTCAGACCTGCTGCTGTTGCCCTCGGACATGTTTGTGGGGCGCCTGATGCGCGATGTGATTCCTCCGGAGGCGGCAGCCGGTTTTCACGCAGCGCTGGAGGCCGCTTACCGCACCGGCTATTCAGCGGGGCACCAGTATCGGCTTGAACTCAACGGCACCACCCACTGGTTTGAACTGTCGATCGCCCGCAAGGAGAGCACCGCGCTCCACGACGAGCCACGATTCATCGCGCTGTCGCGCGACATCACCGAGCGCAAGCAGGCCGAGGCGCGTACGCATCAGCTCGCCTATTTTGACGGGCTGACGGGCCTGCCCAACCGGCGCATGCTGCTAGACCGCATGGAATACGCGCTGCACATGGCCCAGAAGACGTCGCAGGTGGGGGCCGTGCTCTACATCGACCTCGACAACTTCAAGCAGATCAACGATGCACGGGGCCACAGCATTGGCGATACCTTGTTGATGCAGGTGGCCGGTCGCCTCACACAGCAACTGCGAGCGGGTGATACCGTGGCCCGGATTGGTGGTGATGAATTTGTGGTGCTGGTGCACGACGTGGCTTCAGACATGGAGTCTGCCGGCCGAGCCGCCCTGCTGGTGGCGGAAGAGGTGCGAGCAACGCTGGAGGAGCCCTACAGCATCGACACCCACCTCTACAGCACCACGGGCAGCATTGGCATCACGCTGTTCCCCAAGCGGGGAGATGCGGTGGAAGACCTGCTGCGCGAGGCCGACACCGCCATGTACCGCGCCAAAGACCTGGGCCGCAACCGCATTCGTTTTTACGAGGCGGCCATGCAGGCCGATGTGCAAGAGCGCCTGGCGCTCGAGCAGGACCTGAAGAAAGCGCAGGCCGAAGGTCAGCTCTCGGCCTTCGCGCAAAACCAGGTGGACGCACAGGGGCGGCTGGTGGGCGCAGAGTTGCTGATGCGCTGGGAGCACCCCGTGCGCGGTAACGTGCCACCCTGCAGCTTCATCCCCATTGCGGAGAGCTCCGGGCTGATTTTGCGCATGGGCGACTGGATGATTCAGCAGGCCTGTGAGACGCTGGCGCGCCTGCAGGCGGCGGGCCAAAACCTGGCGCTGTCGGTCAACGTGAGCGAGCGGCAGTTTCGGCAGGATGATTTTGTCGAGCGTGTGCGCCACATCCTCGCCCATACCGGTGCAGCGCCGCAGAACCTCATCCTGGAGGTGACGGAAAGCCTGCTCATCGAAAACCTGGATGACACCATCGCCCGTATGACCGAGATCGTGCAGCTTGGTGTGCGTTTTTCGATTGACGACTTTGGCACCGGGTATTCGAGCCTGGCCTACCTCAAGCGGTTGCCGCTGTATGAGCTCAAGATCGACAAGAGTTTTGTGCAGGACACCCCGCACGACCCCAACGATACGGCCATCGTGCAGTCCATCATTTCGGTCGCGCGCCACCTTCACCTGCGCGTGGTGGCCGAAGGGGTGGAAACCCGCGCCCAGGCCGATTTTTTGACCAGCAGCCAATGCGATTGCCTGCAAGGCTATCTGTTTGGGCGGCCAGAGCCTCTGCAGGCCTGGCTGGGCCGCCTGCTGCCCGGAGCATAG
- a CDS encoding c-type cytochrome, which yields MAKRISVALAVALLAALTIQPVAAQPAKARATASVDLNARLNEVQAEPKLAETLFKTGRKVAAVCANCHGEGGNSVKPDIPNLAGQNPAYLLEQLRQFADGRRRNEFMEGMIKAMSSDEKVGMVLFYAAQEVVHKPAANPALVAKGQEYFNKTCFRCHGSDGRGNAQIARLAGQQAGYLQLTLERYRAGGGVRADSVMSANARLMSDADIHAVVAFVSAMQ from the coding sequence ATGGCAAAACGCATTTCTGTTGCATTGGCTGTCGCCCTGCTGGCAGCACTCACGATCCAGCCGGTGGCCGCCCAGCCCGCCAAGGCCCGGGCGACTGCCTCGGTCGATCTGAATGCGCGGCTCAATGAAGTGCAGGCCGAGCCCAAGCTGGCCGAGACCTTGTTCAAGACAGGGCGCAAGGTGGCCGCCGTGTGCGCCAATTGCCACGGTGAAGGCGGCAACAGCGTCAAGCCCGATATCCCCAACCTGGCAGGCCAGAACCCCGCCTACTTGCTGGAGCAATTGCGCCAATTCGCTGACGGGCGCCGCCGCAATGAATTCATGGAAGGCATGATCAAGGCGATGAGCAGCGACGAAAAAGTGGGCATGGTGCTTTTTTATGCCGCCCAGGAGGTGGTGCACAAGCCTGCCGCCAACCCCGCCCTGGTGGCCAAAGGGCAGGAGTATTTCAACAAGACCTGTTTCCGTTGCCACGGCAGCGACGGGCGTGGCAACGCGCAGATCGCGCGCCTTGCGGGGCAACAAGCCGGCTACCTCCAGCTCACGCTGGAACGCTACCGCGCTGGCGGCGGGGTACGCGCTGACTCGGTGATGTCTGCCAATGCGCGTCTGATGTCCGACGCCGACATCCATGCGGTCGTGGCGTTTGTTTCTGCCATGCAATAA
- a CDS encoding ferric reductase-like transmembrane domain-containing protein, translating to MRNIKRFLWMYLGALSALWLVAELTVWVAPAHFFDWRVVLMQYSGVLAIGVMSAAMVLAVRPVVFEPFFGGLDKMYRLHKWLGISALVISTSHWLLAKAPKWLVGWGWLERPARGARGTLPDAPVQQFLLDQRHLAEGVGEWAFYAAVVLMVLALLKWFPYRYFFKTHHLLALAYLALVWHSVVLLKFDYWSGVLGPFMALLTAAGTVSALLVLFGRVAAARKVAGAVVGVRHHALLQVTEVDIQCEGAWRGHAPGQFAFVTLHADEGPHPYTIASAWAGDGRITFIIKALGDYTSTLSERVALGDGVELEGPYGKFNFQGACKRQIWIGAGIGITPFIARMKALAMAHDGKSIDLFHPTSIVDEHAIGLMARDAEAAGVRLHVLGSERGGPLNAARLTQQVPDWQDADIWFCGPALFGRSLKTDLMVMGLLESRFHQELFQMR from the coding sequence ATGCGCAACATCAAACGGTTTCTCTGGATGTATCTCGGCGCGCTGAGTGCGCTGTGGCTGGTGGCCGAGCTCACCGTCTGGGTGGCACCAGCCCATTTTTTTGACTGGCGTGTGGTGCTGATGCAATACAGCGGGGTGCTGGCCATAGGTGTCATGAGTGCTGCGATGGTGCTCGCTGTGCGCCCTGTCGTCTTTGAACCCTTTTTTGGCGGCCTGGACAAGATGTACCGCCTGCACAAATGGCTGGGCATATCGGCGCTGGTGATCTCGACCAGCCACTGGCTTTTGGCCAAGGCGCCCAAATGGCTGGTGGGTTGGGGGTGGTTGGAACGCCCTGCGCGGGGCGCGAGAGGCACTTTGCCCGACGCTCCGGTTCAGCAATTCCTGCTGGACCAGCGGCATCTGGCAGAGGGGGTTGGCGAATGGGCCTTCTACGCGGCGGTGGTGCTGATGGTGCTGGCGCTGCTCAAGTGGTTCCCTTACCGGTACTTTTTCAAAACCCACCACCTGCTGGCCCTGGCCTACCTGGCGCTGGTGTGGCACTCGGTGGTGCTGCTCAAGTTTGATTACTGGAGTGGCGTGCTGGGGCCCTTCATGGCGCTGCTGACGGCGGCGGGCACCGTGTCGGCCCTGCTGGTGCTCTTTGGGCGCGTGGCAGCGGCCCGCAAGGTGGCGGGTGCGGTGGTGGGGGTTCGCCACCATGCATTGCTCCAGGTCACAGAGGTGGACATCCAGTGCGAAGGCGCTTGGCGGGGGCATGCGCCGGGCCAGTTTGCCTTTGTCACCCTGCATGCGGACGAGGGGCCCCATCCTTACACCATCGCTTCGGCGTGGGCGGGCGACGGGCGCATCACTTTCATCATCAAGGCGCTGGGGGACTACACCAGCACGCTGAGCGAGCGCGTCGCCCTCGGTGATGGGGTGGAGTTGGAAGGGCCTTATGGGAAATTCAACTTCCAGGGGGCATGCAAGCGCCAGATCTGGATTGGGGCCGGCATCGGCATCACACCGTTTATTGCGCGCATGAAGGCGCTGGCGATGGCCCACGACGGGAAGTCCATCGACCTGTTTCATCCCACATCCATCGTCGATGAACACGCCATCGGCTTGATGGCGCGCGATGCAGAGGCTGCAGGTGTGCGCCTGCACGTTCTGGGCAGCGAGCGCGGCGGCCCGCTGAATGCGGCGCGCCTGACCCAGCAGGTGCCCGACTGGCAGGACGCCGACATCTGGTTTTGCGGCCCCGCGCTTTTTGGCCGGTCGCTGAAGACGGACCTTATGGTGATGGGGCTGCTCGAATCCCGCTTTCACCAGGAGCTGTTTCAGATGCGGTGA
- a CDS encoding AMP-dependent synthetase/ligase, which yields MTSPLLDLQSVQTLPQLLAYRAASTPDAEAYRAFDPSVQAWVSLTWAQAAQRVDEWSQALAAMQLPAAARVAILLPNSLNAMCADQSTLATGGVPVPLHAIDNPGSIAYILADCEASMLIVGQAAQWEKIQAVGMPFPALRAVVVTDEDAAWEPSPAASSTSTATSTAAGASPGPAVGSLAQWLAGATHAGNAAPVTAPGAHDLAAIVYTSGTTGKPKGVMLTHHNVVSDVKAVMECIAPTVDDVFLSFLPLSHTFERTGGYYLPIAAGSCVAYARSVPLLADDLKTVRPTILVSVPRIYERIHAKLLEKLAPSPWKMQLYEAAQAKGWARFCAIQNLPAPDLAEAKAAGWMAALPWPLLQALVAKPLLAQFGGRVRVAVSGGAPLSPTIAKCFLGLGLPLIQGYGMTETAPVVSVNTLNDNDPGCVGKALLGVEVRIGDNRELQVRGPIVMKGYWKRPEDTARILSPDGWLGTGDQAEIVNGRIYIKGRIKEIIVTSTGEKVPPGDLELAILADPLLEQAFVVGENRPFIACVAVLKPGEWQRLAADLGLSAEDPASLNNPSVHRAVLARIEKNTASFARYAVPRAVHLTLTPWTIENTFMTPTLKLKRSNLMAFFAQAIEGMYQKPGGR from the coding sequence ATGACCTCACCTCTCCTTGATCTCCAAAGCGTGCAGACGCTGCCCCAACTGCTCGCCTACCGCGCAGCCAGCACCCCTGACGCAGAGGCGTATCGCGCGTTCGATCCTTCTGTGCAGGCCTGGGTCAGCCTGACCTGGGCACAAGCTGCGCAGCGTGTCGACGAATGGTCACAAGCCCTGGCGGCCATGCAGTTGCCAGCCGCCGCGCGGGTGGCGATCTTGCTACCGAACAGCCTGAACGCCATGTGCGCAGACCAGTCCACGCTGGCCACCGGCGGGGTGCCTGTGCCACTGCATGCCATCGACAACCCGGGCAGCATTGCCTACATCCTGGCGGATTGCGAAGCGTCGATGCTGATCGTGGGCCAGGCCGCACAGTGGGAAAAAATCCAGGCCGTGGGCATGCCGTTCCCGGCGCTGCGCGCCGTGGTGGTGACCGATGAAGACGCAGCATGGGAGCCCTCGCCCGCAGCTTCATCAACCTCCACCGCGACCTCCACAGCCGCAGGTGCGTCGCCTGGCCCGGCGGTTGGCTCGCTGGCGCAGTGGCTGGCCGGCGCCACCCATGCTGGCAATGCAGCGCCGGTTACTGCGCCTGGCGCCCACGATCTGGCGGCCATCGTCTACACCTCGGGGACCACGGGTAAACCCAAAGGCGTGATGCTGACCCACCACAACGTGGTCAGCGATGTCAAAGCGGTGATGGAATGCATCGCCCCCACGGTGGACGATGTGTTTCTGTCGTTTTTGCCGCTGTCGCACACCTTTGAACGCACCGGCGGGTACTACCTGCCCATTGCAGCCGGCAGTTGCGTGGCCTATGCGCGTTCGGTGCCATTGCTGGCGGACGACCTGAAAACCGTGCGCCCCACCATCTTGGTATCGGTGCCGCGCATCTACGAGCGCATTCACGCCAAGTTGCTGGAGAAACTGGCCCCGTCGCCCTGGAAGATGCAGCTCTATGAAGCCGCCCAGGCCAAGGGATGGGCCCGTTTTTGCGCCATCCAGAACCTTCCTGCCCCTGACCTTGCTGAAGCCAAGGCCGCAGGCTGGATGGCCGCCCTGCCCTGGCCGCTGCTGCAAGCCCTGGTGGCCAAGCCGCTGCTCGCGCAGTTTGGCGGGCGCGTGCGGGTGGCGGTGAGCGGCGGTGCGCCCCTGTCGCCCACCATTGCCAAGTGTTTTCTGGGGCTGGGCCTGCCGTTGATTCAGGGCTATGGCATGACCGAAACCGCGCCCGTGGTGTCGGTAAATACGCTGAATGACAACGACCCGGGCTGCGTGGGCAAGGCGCTGCTTGGTGTGGAGGTGCGCATTGGCGACAACCGTGAGCTGCAGGTGCGCGGCCCCATCGTGATGAAGGGTTACTGGAAGCGCCCGGAAGACACCGCGCGCATCCTGAGCCCCGACGGCTGGCTGGGCACGGGCGACCAGGCCGAGATCGTGAACGGTCGCATCTACATCAAGGGCCGCATCAAGGAGATCATCGTCACGTCCACCGGCGAGAAGGTGCCCCCAGGCGACCTGGAACTGGCCATCCTGGCCGACCCGCTGCTGGAACAGGCTTTTGTGGTGGGCGAAAACCGCCCCTTCATCGCCTGCGTGGCGGTGCTGAAGCCGGGCGAATGGCAGCGCCTGGCCGCCGACCTGGGCCTCAGTGCAGAAGACCCCGCAAGCCTCAACAACCCCAGCGTGCACCGCGCCGTGCTGGCCCGCATCGAAAAGAACACCGCCAGCTTTGCGCGCTATGCCGTGCCCCGCGCGGTGCACCTCACGCTCACACCCTGGACGATCGAAAACACGTTCATGACGCCCACGCTCAAGCTCAAGCGCAGCAACCTGATGGCGTTTTTTGCACAGGCGATTGAGGGGATGTACCAGAAACCTGGGGGGCGCTGA
- a CDS encoding GTP pyrophosphokinase family protein yields the protein MASLDFDHEESQFRTFYSQQTPALEAACAALTGLVAAVVTRSGHVDIAKVEGRVKEVDECIRKFVRKYRPALEESNTPYDIQSYITDLIGVRVVCLYEDELEKIAQIVQAHFSVIDVTDKTAAVESTEASFGYKGLHLDLQLSSADRQLPEHAAYAHQPFELQVRTIIQDSWSVLDHKIKYKKSIPGQLKRRINVLSALFELADREFRQIRDATAAELLQAPDETVEATPESTTDNQAPSKAGGGSSELNAFTFLKIATHFFKEFEFDPSKVDGFVDDIQMWSPGMTRARFNTLMRETIGVVKRYKQHFEEQNPQGSFNPYTVIRHCLYLSNKSAFRAALRNSTRESFEAWLNENGEPKAH from the coding sequence ATGGCATCGCTCGATTTTGATCACGAAGAGTCTCAGTTTCGTACCTTTTATAGCCAGCAGACGCCTGCGCTGGAGGCTGCGTGTGCAGCCCTTACCGGTTTGGTGGCGGCCGTCGTCACGCGCTCGGGCCATGTGGACATTGCCAAGGTGGAAGGCCGCGTGAAAGAGGTCGACGAATGCATTCGCAAGTTTGTCCGCAAATACCGCCCCGCCCTGGAAGAAAGCAACACGCCCTACGACATCCAAAGCTATATCACCGATCTGATCGGCGTGCGGGTGGTGTGCCTGTATGAGGATGAGCTTGAGAAGATCGCCCAGATCGTGCAAGCACATTTCTCGGTGATCGACGTCACCGACAAGACGGCTGCGGTGGAGAGCACCGAGGCGTCCTTCGGCTACAAAGGGCTGCACCTGGATCTTCAACTGAGCAGCGCCGACCGCCAGTTGCCCGAACATGCGGCCTACGCCCACCAGCCCTTTGAGCTGCAGGTGCGCACCATCATTCAAGACTCATGGAGCGTGCTGGATCACAAGATCAAGTACAAAAAATCGATCCCCGGGCAGCTCAAGCGACGCATCAACGTACTGTCTGCATTGTTTGAGCTGGCCGACCGCGAGTTTCGCCAGATCCGGGACGCCACCGCCGCCGAGCTGCTGCAGGCTCCCGACGAAACCGTAGAGGCAACCCCAGAGTCCACCACCGACAACCAGGCGCCGAGCAAGGCTGGGGGCGGCAGCAGCGAGCTCAACGCCTTCACTTTCCTCAAGATAGCCACGCATTTTTTCAAGGAATTCGAGTTCGATCCGTCCAAGGTGGATGGGTTTGTGGACGACATTCAGATGTGGTCACCAGGCATGACGCGCGCACGCTTCAATACCCTGATGCGAGAGACCATTGGTGTGGTCAAGCGGTACAAACAGCATTTCGAAGAGCAAAACCCGCAAGGCAGCTTCAACCCTTACACGGTGATCCGGCACTGTCTTTACCTCAGCAACAAGTCAGCTTTCCGCGCTGCACTGCGAAATTCGACCCGCGAATCATTTGAAGCCTGGCTGAATGAAAACGGCGAACCCAAAGCGCACTGA
- the dusA gene encoding tRNA dihydrouridine(20/20a) synthase DusA, with product MTPTHSPWRMSVAPMMDWTDRHCRYFHRLLTRQTLLYTEMVNAGAIIHGGTERHLRFNAEEHPVALQLGGNEPDKLAQAAQLAAQWGYDEINLNCGCPSDRVQRGAFGASLMKTPQLVADCVKAMKDVVDAPVTVKHRIGIDKEEHYGFVRDFVGTVADAGCTVFIVHARNAWLQGLSPKENRDIPPLRYEMVHRLKAEFPQFTIAINGGIQTDAVVQEQLAHLDGVMIGREAYHNPWWLARWDPLYYGGAPCPLTREEVEVAMVEYMEREMALYGTPWPHIARHMLGLRHSLPGARIWRQVWSNHLLKDRPAREVHALAMQSYAQPAATEAEVAL from the coding sequence GTGACCCCCACCCATAGCCCCTGGCGCATGTCCGTCGCGCCCATGATGGACTGGACTGACCGACACTGCCGCTACTTTCACCGGCTGCTGACGCGCCAGACCCTGCTGTACACCGAAATGGTGAATGCGGGCGCCATCATCCATGGCGGCACCGAACGCCACTTGCGGTTCAACGCTGAAGAGCACCCCGTCGCTCTGCAGCTGGGCGGCAACGAACCCGACAAACTCGCGCAGGCCGCCCAACTCGCGGCGCAGTGGGGGTATGACGAAATCAACCTCAATTGCGGCTGCCCCAGCGACCGTGTACAGCGCGGCGCCTTTGGCGCCAGCCTGATGAAAACACCACAGCTGGTGGCCGACTGCGTGAAGGCGATGAAGGATGTGGTGGACGCGCCTGTGACCGTGAAGCACCGCATCGGCATCGACAAGGAGGAGCACTACGGCTTTGTGCGCGACTTTGTGGGCACGGTAGCCGACGCTGGTTGCACCGTGTTCATCGTGCATGCCCGCAACGCGTGGCTACAAGGCCTGTCGCCGAAGGAAAACCGCGACATCCCGCCGCTGCGTTACGAAATGGTGCACCGGCTCAAGGCAGAGTTTCCGCAGTTCACCATCGCCATCAATGGCGGCATCCAGACCGATGCGGTGGTGCAGGAGCAGTTGGCGCACCTCGATGGCGTGATGATTGGCCGCGAGGCCTATCACAACCCCTGGTGGCTGGCCCGGTGGGACCCGCTGTATTACGGCGGCGCGCCCTGCCCCCTGACCCGCGAAGAGGTGGAGGTTGCCATGGTCGAATACATGGAGCGCGAAATGGCGCTGTATGGCACGCCCTGGCCCCACATAGCACGCCACATGCTGGGCCTGCGCCACAGCCTGCCGGGCGCACGCATCTGGCGCCAGGTGTGGAGCAACCACCTGCTCAAGGACCGGCCCGCTCGTGAGGTGCATGCGCTGGCGATGCAGTCCTATGCGCAGCCCGCGGCCACCGAAGCCGAAGTGGCACTGTAG
- a CDS encoding saccharopine dehydrogenase family protein, producing MTFAPSHPANAARRAVTILGAGHIGFAMALLLQEAGDYDIEVADRDPVRLAQVAALGVPTRLCADDAALQAAVQGCFAVLNALPFHRAVAVATLCAQAGVHYFDLTEDVQSTQAIRALAANARSVLMPQCGLAPGFIGIVGHDLARRFDTLHTLRMRVGALPRYPQGALRYNLTWSTEGLINEYCNPCEAIVDGERTTVPALEGLETFALDGVEYEAFNTSGGLGTLTETLAGKARQVDYQSIRYPGHNAILKLLLNDLRLRDRRDLLKDILETAVPTTDQDVIVVFVTASGLKGGRLVQESYSARIVGTQMAGHTLSAIQLTTAAGICTALDLVAAGQLPQQGFVGQEAVGLKDFLANRFGSAYAAEGELVL from the coding sequence ATGACATTCGCCCCATCACACCCCGCCAACGCAGCACGCCGTGCCGTCACCATTTTGGGCGCCGGCCATATCGGCTTTGCCATGGCGTTGCTGCTGCAAGAAGCGGGCGATTACGACATTGAAGTGGCCGACCGGGACCCGGTGCGCCTGGCGCAGGTGGCCGCCTTGGGCGTGCCCACGCGCTTGTGTGCCGACGATGCCGCACTGCAAGCAGCCGTGCAGGGGTGCTTTGCCGTGCTGAACGCATTGCCCTTTCATCGCGCCGTGGCGGTGGCCACCTTGTGTGCGCAGGCCGGCGTGCACTACTTTGACCTGACCGAAGACGTGCAAAGCACCCAGGCCATCCGCGCCCTGGCAGCCAATGCCCGCAGCGTGCTGATGCCGCAATGTGGTCTGGCGCCGGGGTTCATCGGCATCGTCGGCCACGACCTGGCCCGCCGGTTTGACACGCTGCACACCCTGCGCATGCGGGTGGGCGCGCTGCCGCGTTATCCCCAAGGGGCGCTGCGTTACAACCTGACCTGGAGCACCGAGGGCCTCATCAACGAATATTGCAACCCCTGCGAAGCCATTGTGGACGGCGAGCGCACCACGGTGCCGGCGCTGGAGGGGCTGGAGACCTTTGCGCTCGACGGGGTGGAATACGAGGCCTTCAACACCTCGGGCGGGCTGGGCACGCTCACCGAAACACTGGCGGGCAAGGCCCGGCAGGTGGACTACCAGTCGATCCGCTACCCGGGCCACAACGCCATTCTGAAGCTGCTGCTCAACGACCTGCGGCTGCGCGATCGGCGCGATCTGCTCAAGGACATTCTGGAAACGGCCGTGCCCACCACCGACCAGGACGTGATCGTCGTGTTCGTCACCGCGTCGGGCCTGAAGGGCGGGCGGTTGGTGCAAGAGTCGTATTCCGCCCGCATCGTGGGCACCCAAATGGCGGGGCATACGTTGAGCGCTATCCAGCTCACCACGGCGGCGGGCATTTGTACGGCGCTGGACTTGGTGGCCGCAGGCCAGTTGCCACAGCAGGGTTTTGTGGGGCAGGAGGCCGTGGGGCTGAAGGACTTTCTTGCCAACCGTTTTGGCTCGGCCTACGCTGCGGAGGGCGAGTTGGTGCTTTGA
- a CDS encoding Lrp/AsnC family transcriptional regulator produces the protein MTIDLDDTDRRLLSLLQANAREGTATLARQLGLARTTVVARIARLERSGVVAGYGVRLGARLDAATVRAWCSISVLPKTAPTVLRELQAMPEVEEVSAVSGPFDYLVYLRCAGHEQLDALLDKVGQLDGVHQTQTSIVLSRKIDRRSVGA, from the coding sequence ATGACCATCGACCTGGACGACACCGACCGCCGGCTGCTGAGCCTGCTGCAGGCCAATGCACGTGAAGGCACGGCCACGCTGGCCCGCCAACTGGGGCTGGCGCGCACGACCGTGGTAGCGCGTATCGCGCGGCTGGAGCGCTCGGGGGTGGTGGCGGGATATGGCGTGCGGCTGGGTGCGCGGCTGGATGCCGCCACCGTGCGCGCCTGGTGCTCCATCAGTGTTTTGCCCAAGACAGCGCCCACCGTGCTGCGGGAGCTGCAGGCCATGCCCGAGGTCGAAGAAGTGTCGGCAGTGAGCGGGCCGTTTGATTACCTGGTGTATTTGCGCTGCGCGGGCCACGAGCAACTTGACGCGCTGCTCGACAAGGTGGGCCAGCTCGACGGCGTACACCAGACGCAGACCAGCATCGTGCTCAGCCGCAAGATTGACCGGCGGAGTGTGGGGGCGTGA